Proteins co-encoded in one Centroberyx gerrardi isolate f3 chromosome 18, fCenGer3.hap1.cur.20231027, whole genome shotgun sequence genomic window:
- the max gene encoding protein max isoform X2: protein MSDNDDIEVDSDEESPRYHCVADKRAHHNALERKRRDHIKDSFHSLRDSVPALQGEKASRAQILDKATEYIQYMRRKNHTHQQDIDDLKRQNALLEQQVRALEKVKGSTQLQASYSSSDSSLYTNPKGSAVSAFDGGSDSSSESEAEEPPNRKKLRVEAS from the exons ATGAGTGATAACGATGACATCGAAGTCGATAGTGAC GAAGAATCACCGAGATATCACTGTGTG GCAGACAAACGGGCACACCACAATGCGCTGGAGCGCAAGCGTAGGGACCACATCAAAGACAGCTTTCACAGCCTCCGGGACTCCGTACCCGCCTTGCAAGGGGAAAAG GCGTCCCGAGCTCAAATCCTAGACAAAGCCACAGAGTACATCCAGTACATGAGGCGGAAAAACCACACGCACCAGCAGGACATCGACGACCTGAAGAGGCAGAACGCACTGCTGGAGCAGCAAG tCCGCGCCCTGGAGAAGGTGAAGGGCTCCACCCAGCTCCAGGCCAGCTACTCGTCGTCCGACAGCAGCCTGTACACCAACCCCAAAGGCAGCGCCGTGTCCGCCTTCGACGGAGGCTCCGACTCCAGCTCCGAGTCGGAGGCCGAAGAGCCCCCCAACAGGAAGAAGCTGCGCGTGGAGGCCAGCTAG
- the max gene encoding protein max isoform X3, whose product MSDNDDIEVDSDADKRAHHNALERKRRDHIKDSFHSLRDSVPALQGEKQSIKQASRAQILDKATEYIQYMRRKNHTHQQDIDDLKRQNALLEQQVRALEKVKGSTQLQASYSSSDSSLYTNPKGSAVSAFDGGSDSSSESEAEEPPNRKKLRVEAS is encoded by the exons ATGAGTGATAACGATGACATCGAAGTCGATAGTGAC GCAGACAAACGGGCACACCACAATGCGCTGGAGCGCAAGCGTAGGGACCACATCAAAGACAGCTTTCACAGCCTCCGGGACTCCGTACCCGCCTTGCAAGGGGAAAAG CAATCTATCAAACAGGCGTCCCGAGCTCAAATCCTAGACAAAGCCACAGAGTACATCCAGTACATGAGGCGGAAAAACCACACGCACCAGCAGGACATCGACGACCTGAAGAGGCAGAACGCACTGCTGGAGCAGCAAG tCCGCGCCCTGGAGAAGGTGAAGGGCTCCACCCAGCTCCAGGCCAGCTACTCGTCGTCCGACAGCAGCCTGTACACCAACCCCAAAGGCAGCGCCGTGTCCGCCTTCGACGGAGGCTCCGACTCCAGCTCCGAGTCGGAGGCCGAAGAGCCCCCCAACAGGAAGAAGCTGCGCGTGGAGGCCAGCTAG
- the max gene encoding protein max isoform X1 has product MSDNDDIEVDSDEESPRYHCVADKRAHHNALERKRRDHIKDSFHSLRDSVPALQGEKQSIKQASRAQILDKATEYIQYMRRKNHTHQQDIDDLKRQNALLEQQVRALEKVKGSTQLQASYSSSDSSLYTNPKGSAVSAFDGGSDSSSESEAEEPPNRKKLRVEAS; this is encoded by the exons ATGAGTGATAACGATGACATCGAAGTCGATAGTGAC GAAGAATCACCGAGATATCACTGTGTG GCAGACAAACGGGCACACCACAATGCGCTGGAGCGCAAGCGTAGGGACCACATCAAAGACAGCTTTCACAGCCTCCGGGACTCCGTACCCGCCTTGCAAGGGGAAAAG CAATCTATCAAACAGGCGTCCCGAGCTCAAATCCTAGACAAAGCCACAGAGTACATCCAGTACATGAGGCGGAAAAACCACACGCACCAGCAGGACATCGACGACCTGAAGAGGCAGAACGCACTGCTGGAGCAGCAAG tCCGCGCCCTGGAGAAGGTGAAGGGCTCCACCCAGCTCCAGGCCAGCTACTCGTCGTCCGACAGCAGCCTGTACACCAACCCCAAAGGCAGCGCCGTGTCCGCCTTCGACGGAGGCTCCGACTCCAGCTCCGAGTCGGAGGCCGAAGAGCCCCCCAACAGGAAGAAGCTGCGCGTGGAGGCCAGCTAG
- the max gene encoding protein max isoform X4 — MSDNDDIEVDSDADKRAHHNALERKRRDHIKDSFHSLRDSVPALQGEKASRAQILDKATEYIQYMRRKNHTHQQDIDDLKRQNALLEQQVRALEKVKGSTQLQASYSSSDSSLYTNPKGSAVSAFDGGSDSSSESEAEEPPNRKKLRVEAS; from the exons ATGAGTGATAACGATGACATCGAAGTCGATAGTGAC GCAGACAAACGGGCACACCACAATGCGCTGGAGCGCAAGCGTAGGGACCACATCAAAGACAGCTTTCACAGCCTCCGGGACTCCGTACCCGCCTTGCAAGGGGAAAAG GCGTCCCGAGCTCAAATCCTAGACAAAGCCACAGAGTACATCCAGTACATGAGGCGGAAAAACCACACGCACCAGCAGGACATCGACGACCTGAAGAGGCAGAACGCACTGCTGGAGCAGCAAG tCCGCGCCCTGGAGAAGGTGAAGGGCTCCACCCAGCTCCAGGCCAGCTACTCGTCGTCCGACAGCAGCCTGTACACCAACCCCAAAGGCAGCGCCGTGTCCGCCTTCGACGGAGGCTCCGACTCCAGCTCCGAGTCGGAGGCCGAAGAGCCCCCCAACAGGAAGAAGCTGCGCGTGGAGGCCAGCTAG
- the fntb gene encoding protein farnesyltransferase subunit beta: protein METVPAPLRCFRECHSAELFADDGVETVTSAEQKKVEHNIEEVISVYKQIHSLPQPTLLREHHYQYLKKGLRHLSDAYECLDASRPWLCYWILHSLELLEEPIPAAVASDVCQFLAHCQSSTGGFAGGPGQHAHLAPTYAAVNALCIIGTEEAYNVIDREKLLDFLWSVKQPDGSFVMHVGGEVDVRSAYCAASVASLTNILTPKLFEDTPSWILRCQNWEGGLGGVPGLEAHGGYTFCGTAALVILGKEHTLDLKALLRWVVSRQMRFEGGFQGRCNKLVDGCYSFWQAGLLPLLHRAFFKEGESELSRQRWMFEQQALQEYILLCCQNPAGGLLDKPGKSRDFYHTCYCLSGLSIAQHFGNVDLHHELILGKEENRLAPTHPVYNICPEKVAQALQHFHQLPVPGASGPSGSAAPSDSADHES, encoded by the exons ATGGAAACTGTACCGGCGCCTCTCCGGTGTTTTAGGGAATGCCACTCTGCAGAACTGTTCGCAGACGACGGGGTGGAAACGGTGACTTCGGCGGAACAG AAAAAAGTTGAACACAACATTGAAGAAGTCATCAGTGTTTACAAGCAAATACACAGCCTACCACA GCCAACTTTGTTGCGGGAACACCACTACCAGTATCTCAAGAAGGGCTTACGTCATCTATCAGATGCTTATGAG TGTCTGGATGCCAGCAGACCGTGGCTTTGCTACTGGATTCTTCACAGTCTGGAGTTGCTAGAGGAGCCCATTCCTGCTGCTGTCGCCTCaga tgtgtgtcagttccTGGCACACTGCCAGAGCTCGACAGGGGGTTTCGCCGGGGGACCAGGTCAGCACGCCCACCTAGCACCCACCTACGCCGCCGTCAACGCCCTCTGTATCATCGGCACAGAGGAGGCCTATAACGTCATAGACAG GGAGAAGCTGTTAGACTTCCTATGGTCAGTGAAGCAGCCAGATGGGTCTTTTGTGATGCATGTAGGAGGGGAGGTGGATGTCAG GAGTGCATACTGCGCAGCATCTGTAGCATCGCTCACAAACATCCTCACACCCAAACTGTTCGAGGACACACCTAGCTGGATCCTCAG GTGTCAGAACTGGGAGGGTGGTCTTGGGGGAGTGCCGGGTCTGGAGGCCCATGGCGGCTACACTTTCTGCGGCACGGCTGCCCTCGTCATCCTGGGCAAGGAGCACACGCTGGATCTCAAAGCCTTGCTG CGATGGGTGGTCAGCAGACAGATGCGCTTCGAGGGAGGCTTCCAGGGCCGCTGCAACAAACTGGTGGACGGCTGCTACTCCTTCTGGCAGGCCGGGCTCctgccgctgctgcacagagcctTCTTCAAAGAAG GGGAGTCGGAGCTGAGTCGGCAGAGGTGGATGTTTGAGCAGCAGGCCTTGCAGGAGTACATCCTCCTGTGCTGTCAGAACCCAGCAGGAGGCCTTCTGGATAAGCCTGGCAA ATCCAGAGATTTTTACCACACTTGTTACTGCCTGAGCGGACTCTCCATAGCACAGCATTTCGGGAACGTGGACCTCCATCACGAGCTGATCCTCGGCAAGGAGGAGAACAGACTG GCGCCCACCCATCCGGTTTACAACATTTGCCCAGAGAAGGTAGCTCAAGCCCTGCAACACTTTCACCAGCTGCCTGTCCCCGGGGCCTCCGGACCATCAGGCTCCGCCGCCCCCTCCGACTCTGCCGACCACGAGTCCTAG